The Terriglobia bacterium genome contains the following window.
CCCGTCTTTGGTTTTGCTTATTCTGAGAACTCGCGGGAAAGAGGAGCAGGGGCAGTGCAGCGCGAAGCGTTCTTCCGGCGCACCAGAGGTCATGAAAAATGGGGGAGTTTCGAACCGGCCCAGCCCTCAATCCCCTAAAAGGGATCTCGGCTCGCCTCCCCCACAATCACTGGTTGCACGTCAAAAGCCACTGGTAATACCTTTACTGTCAATTAGTTACAGATTAGAAGCCGCGTAAAAACGCGCCACCCCCACGAAAATTTACCCGCTGCCTTTTTCTGGCAGTTATTCCCGCCTTTTCCGCCGCCTTTGCCCTTTCTCGGACTTCCTCCCGCCCCTTGCCGCGTCAGACGCGCTGGGCCGCGGCTTGACCGCGCTCCCCGCGCTTGCTACCGTGAAGAGTTATTCTGGCCGCAGTCTATCCACTGTGCGCCGGAGCTCCTGTGGAGGGGCACACGAGTTCTATGGGCTTGACCAAACTGGTTGTGCGCGGCGCGCGTCAGCACAACCTCAAGAACATCAGCCTCGAAATCCCGCGCAACTCCCTGACGGTCATTACCGGCCTCTCCGGTTCCGGGAAATCCTCGCTGGCCTTTGACACCATCTACGCCGAAGGCCAGCGCCGCTACGTCGAATCCCTCTCTGCCTACGCCCGCCAGTTCCTCGACCAAATGGAGCGCCCCGACGTGGACGTGATCGAGGGTCTCTCTCCGGCCATCGCCATCGAGCAGAAAACCACCTCCCGCTCTCCGCGCTCCACCGTTGGCACCGTCACCGAGATTTACGATTACTTGCGCGTCGTCTACAATTCCATCGGCGTCCCCCATTGTCCCGCCTGCGGCCACCCCATCGCCCGCCAGACCAGCGAGCAGATCGTCCAGGCCATCCTCAGCGGCGACCTCTGCCAGCCCGACGACCGCATCATGATCCTCGCGCCCGTCGTGCGCGGGCGCAAAGGCGCTTACCGCAAGGAGCTGGAAAAACTGGCGCAAGACGGCTACGTGCGCGTGCGCATCGACGGCGAGCTCTATCCCCTCGATGTTCCGCCCAGCCTCGACAAGCGCAAGAACCATACCATCGAAGTCGTCGTGGACCGCCTGCTCATCAAGCCGGGCATTGCCGCGCGCCTCGAGCAATCCATCGCCACGGCCCTCAAGCTCGCCCAGGGCCTGGTCACCGTGGCCATCGTCGCCGGCAAGGAGCACGTCTTCTCCGAAAAGCTGGCCTGCCCCGATTGCGGCATCTCCGTCCCCCAGCCCGAGCCGCGCTTCTTCAGCTTCAATTCACCCTACGGCGCCTGCCCTGCCTGCAACGGTCTCGGCGCGAAGTTCGATTTCGATCCCGCCAAAGTCATCACCGATTGGACGCGCCCGCTCTTCGACGGCGGCCTCGGCCCCGGCGCAGGTTCCGCCATCCTCAAGCGCACCCTCGAGCTCGCCGCCTACGCCCACGGCTTCCATCTCGATACACCCTTCGACAAACTTTCCGCGCGCATCCAGAACCTGCTGCTCTACGGCTACCCGCCCGCCAGGGGCTCCTCCGGCTCCGCAGCCGGCGTCGAGCCGCCGCCGCGCTCCGCAAAGAACGCCAAGACCGAAAAGGGTTTCCGCTTTCAGGGCATCCTTCCGTTCCTCGAGCGCAATTTCGAAGAGTCCGGCTCGGATGCTTACCGCGAGTGGATGACGCACTACATGACCTCCAAGGTGTGCGCCGTCTGCCAGGGCCGCCGCCTGCGCCCGGAGAGCCTGGCCGTGAAACTCGCCGGCTGGTCTATCGCCGATTTCACCGCTTTCTCGCTCGCCGCCGCGCGCCCCGCCGTGGATGCCATCCTCGCGCAGCTCACTCCACGCCAGCGCGAGATCGCCGCGCGCCCCCTCGGCGAAATCGCCGAGCGCATCGACTTTCTTCTCGACGTCGGCCTCGGCTATCTCAGCCTCGACCGCTCCGCTGCCACCCTCTCCGGCGGCGAAGCCCAGCGCATCCGCCTGGCTACGCAGATCGGCTCGCGCCTCCGCGGCGTTCTTTACGTCCTCGACGAGCCCTCCATCGGCCTGCACGCCCGCGACAACGATCGCCTCCTCCATTCTCTCGCCCAGCTCCGCGACCTCGGCAACACCGTTCTCGTCGTCGAGCACGACGAGGAGACCATCCGCCGCGCCGATTTCGTCGTCGACCTTGGCCCCGGCGCAGGCAACGCCGGCGGCTATCTCGTGGCTCAGGGCCAGCCCGCGCAGATCGCCGCCGTCCCGGAATCGCTCACCGGGCGCTATCTTTCCGGCGCGGCGCGCATTCCTGTCCCGCAGAAGCGCCGCAGCCCCAACGGCAAGTCCCTCCAGATCCTCGGCGCCGCCGCCAACAACCTCAAGCATCTCGACGTCACCATTCCCCTGGGCCTCTTCACCGTGGTTACCGGCGTCTCCGGCTCCGGAAAATCCACGCTGGTCAACGACATTCTCTACCGCGCCCTGGCCCAGAAACTCTACCGTTC
Protein-coding sequences here:
- the uvrA gene encoding excinuclease ABC subunit UvrA; the protein is MGLTKLVVRGARQHNLKNISLEIPRNSLTVITGLSGSGKSSLAFDTIYAEGQRRYVESLSAYARQFLDQMERPDVDVIEGLSPAIAIEQKTTSRSPRSTVGTVTEIYDYLRVVYNSIGVPHCPACGHPIARQTSEQIVQAILSGDLCQPDDRIMILAPVVRGRKGAYRKELEKLAQDGYVRVRIDGELYPLDVPPSLDKRKNHTIEVVVDRLLIKPGIAARLEQSIATALKLAQGLVTVAIVAGKEHVFSEKLACPDCGISVPQPEPRFFSFNSPYGACPACNGLGAKFDFDPAKVITDWTRPLFDGGLGPGAGSAILKRTLELAAYAHGFHLDTPFDKLSARIQNLLLYGYPPARGSSGSAAGVEPPPRSAKNAKTEKGFRFQGILPFLERNFEESGSDAYREWMTHYMTSKVCAVCQGRRLRPESLAVKLAGWSIADFTAFSLAAARPAVDAILAQLTPRQREIAARPLGEIAERIDFLLDVGLGYLSLDRSAATLSGGEAQRIRLATQIGSRLRGVLYVLDEPSIGLHARDNDRLLHSLAQLRDLGNTVLVVEHDEETIRRADFVVDLGPGAGNAGGYLVAQGQPAQIAAVPESLTGRYLSGAARIPVPQKRRSPNGKSLQILGAAANNLKHLDVTIPLGLFTVVTGVSGSGKSTLVNDILYRALAQKLYRSQDPPGAHRMILGIEHLDKVIEIDQAPIGRTPRSNPATYTGVFAPIRELFSMLPESRERGYRPGRFSFNVKGGRCEACQGDGLRRIEMNFLPDVYVLCEVCRGRRYNSETLAVRFKNHSISDILNLPINEALPLLENIPQIRQKLETLVEVGLGYVQLGQSSTTLSGGEAQRIKLARELARRQTGRTLYILDEPTTGLHFDDVRKLLAVLQRLVDLGNTVLIIEHHLDVIKQADWLLDLGPEGGEAGGRIVAQGTPEQVARVKKSHTGQALTRFLGLAPASNGNGHQVIGK